A genomic stretch from Deltaproteobacteria bacterium includes:
- a CDS encoding aminotransferase class I/II-fold pyridoxal phosphate-dependent enzyme yields the protein MTPATPVIDLRSDTVTRPSPAMRRAMAEAEVGDDVLGDDPTVRRLQDRVADLLGTEAALFVPSGTMANQIALHVNARPGDDVLVGRSAHTYTFEAGAGGAFAGVQFTVLDGDGRFSAAQVEAAYKPDDHHAPPTSLVVVENTHNMGGGLCWDRDALAGVLAAARRLGLRAHLDGARLWNAAVAQGVPERDLAAGFDTVQVCLSKGLGAPAGSLICGRADDIRRAHRLRKMLGGAMRQVGILAAAGLFALDHNRARLADDHANARLLGEALANADGFSVDVDRIHTNIVLVDVDVSRGTAADVARRAAHRGVLVVPVGPQRLRLVTHYDVDRAACARAAELLAAA from the coding sequence ATGACTCCGGCCACGCCCGTCATCGACCTGCGCTCGGACACGGTCACGCGCCCCAGCCCCGCCATGCGCCGGGCGATGGCCGAGGCGGAGGTGGGCGACGACGTGCTGGGCGACGACCCGACGGTGCGTCGCCTACAGGACCGCGTCGCCGACTTGCTCGGCACCGAAGCCGCCCTGTTCGTTCCGAGCGGAACGATGGCGAACCAGATCGCGCTTCACGTCAACGCGCGCCCGGGCGACGACGTCCTGGTCGGCCGCAGCGCCCACACGTACACCTTCGAAGCCGGCGCAGGAGGCGCATTCGCGGGCGTCCAGTTCACCGTGCTCGACGGCGATGGCCGGTTTTCCGCCGCGCAGGTCGAGGCCGCATACAAACCGGACGACCACCACGCCCCGCCGACGTCACTGGTCGTGGTCGAGAATACGCACAACATGGGCGGCGGGCTGTGCTGGGACCGCGACGCGCTCGCCGGCGTACTCGCGGCGGCGCGACGCCTCGGTCTGCGCGCGCACCTCGACGGCGCGCGCCTGTGGAACGCCGCGGTCGCCCAAGGTGTGCCGGAGCGCGACCTCGCGGCCGGATTCGACACGGTGCAGGTCTGTTTGAGCAAGGGCCTCGGCGCGCCCGCCGGCTCGCTGATCTGCGGGCGGGCCGACGACATCCGACGCGCGCACCGACTTCGCAAAATGCTCGGCGGTGCGATGCGCCAGGTCGGGATTCTCGCGGCGGCCGGGCTGTTCGCGCTCGACCACAATCGCGCGCGCCTCGCCGACGATCACGCCAACGCGCGCCTGCTCGGCGAAGCGCTTGCCAACGCCGACGGCTTTTCCGTCGACGTCGACCGGATCCACACCAACATTGTGCTGGTGGACGTCGACGTGTCGCGCGGCACGGCGGCTGACGTCGCACGGCGCGCCGCACATCGCGGCGTGCTGGTCGTGCCGGTCGGGCCGCAGCGCCTGCGCCTGGTGACCCACTACGACGTCGACCGGGCCGCGTGCGCGCGCGCGGCCGAGCTGCTCGCGGCGGCATGA
- a CDS encoding UPF0104 family protein has translation MKFAINLALSLAMLAACLWFVWPNADQAAQLRAAFHALDIAAFAPYLAGYIALLACVHFARAWRWTYLLEPIGVRLPASRLLAVSTVGFMAVLALPARLGEFVRPALIRDRGKVSGARALGTIAVERIADGLMVSLLVFALLYARRGPDAPSWMMPVAYTSLGVFAAAMTFLVFALRNPERTVRFATRASLLRALSPRIADAVEAGLLRLISGFLVLDDRRNLAAFAAWTAAYWGANGLSVFVLARGFGLDLSVAGAFATMGLIAVGIILPNAPGLVGQFHAFTKIGLSLYLPSSVIDGAGMAFAIVLHGLQVIWYVGAGALALASPYVSFHEVFEKTKEAV, from the coding sequence ATGAAGTTCGCCATCAATCTCGCCCTGTCGCTGGCGATGCTGGCCGCGTGCCTGTGGTTCGTATGGCCCAACGCAGACCAGGCCGCACAGCTCCGAGCGGCGTTTCACGCGCTCGACATCGCCGCGTTCGCCCCGTATCTGGCCGGCTATATCGCGCTGCTGGCATGCGTCCACTTCGCGCGCGCGTGGCGGTGGACGTATCTGCTCGAGCCGATCGGCGTGCGCCTGCCGGCAAGCCGCTTGCTCGCCGTCTCCACCGTCGGGTTCATGGCCGTCCTCGCGCTGCCCGCTCGTCTGGGCGAGTTCGTCCGCCCGGCGCTGATCCGCGACCGCGGCAAGGTGTCGGGCGCCCGCGCGCTCGGCACGATCGCGGTCGAGCGCATCGCCGACGGGCTGATGGTGTCGCTGCTGGTGTTCGCCCTGCTGTACGCCCGGCGCGGTCCGGACGCGCCGAGCTGGATGATGCCGGTGGCGTACACGTCGCTCGGCGTGTTCGCGGCGGCGATGACGTTCCTGGTATTCGCGCTGCGCAACCCGGAGCGGACCGTGCGGTTCGCCACCCGCGCATCGCTGTTGCGGGCGCTGTCGCCCCGGATCGCCGACGCCGTCGAGGCGGGGCTGTTGCGGCTCATCAGCGGGTTCCTGGTGCTCGACGATCGGCGCAACCTCGCCGCGTTTGCCGCGTGGACCGCCGCGTACTGGGGGGCCAACGGGCTGAGCGTGTTCGTGCTCGCCCGCGGATTCGGGCTCGACCTGTCGGTGGCGGGCGCGTTCGCGACGATGGGACTGATCGCGGTCGGCATCATCTTGCCGAACGCCCCCGGGCTGGTCGGGCAGTTCCACGCGTTCACGAAGATCGGCCTGTCGCTGTATCTGCCCTCGTCCGTAATCGACGGGGCCGGCATGGCGTTCGCGATCGTGCTGCACGGCCTGCAGGTCATCTGGTACGTCGGCGCCGGCGCGCTCGCCCTGGCGAGCCCGTACGTGTCGTTTCACGAGGTGTTCGAGAAAACAAAGGAGGCCGTATGA